A segment of the Burkholderia sp. PAMC 26561 genome:
TTGCCGATTTGAAGGGGAAGAAAGTCGCGTTCAACAAGGGCTCGGATGTGCACTGGTTCATCGTAGCGTTGCTGCGCAAACACGGCCTCGACTTCGCGGATATCCAGCCCGTGTACCTTGCTCCGGCAGATGCCCGCGCTGCGCTGGAACAGCATGCCGTCGATGCCTGGGCGATCTGGGACCCCTTTCTCGCCGCTGTTCAAGGACAAAGCCAGGCGCGTCTCATTGCGGATGCGCAAGGTGTCGCAAGCCATCATCAGTTCTTCCTGAGTCAGCGCGAATTTGCCGAAAAGCGCAAGGATGTGATTGCCATTGCGCTGGAAGAAGCAGGCAAGGAAGGGCAATGGGTGAAGGGCAACGTCTCCGCCGCCGCAGCCCAGCTTGCGCCCATTCAGGGGTTGGAGGCCGGAATCATCGAGGCGGGGTTGCGCCACTATGCTCACGTGTATAAGCCAATCGATGACACCGTGCTCGCCGAACAACAGAAGATTGCCGATACCTTCTTCGAACTGAAGCTGATTCCGCGCAAGATAGTCACGAAGCAAGCGGTTCTATCGTAGTCAATAGCCAAGGACCGGCGAGCACTGAAAAAATGCGCGCTGGTTGAAACAGTGAATCGACGCCGCCGCAGTCGAGAGCCTTTTTACGCCATATGCGAAGGTCGGAAGAGAGGAAAAGCGCTTACGCCCCCGGCGATGCAAGCCGAAAGCTTGAAAGCAAGCGTTTCCCACTCTCGATAGCGTTTGTCAATCAGGACCGCCGGCGAATCCTAGTATGTGGTTTCGCTGCGCCGCATCTTGCCGCGCTTGCACTACTGATCCTAACCTCGTCTCACAACATCGGAGCTGGAAAGGTCCGAATTGGTTACCACTACTTAGGTAACCAAAATAGTGGGAGACGATCATGACATCGCGTGTATTCGGCCTGATACGGGTTGTACTCGTTCTCGGCTTGCTGGCAAGCTGCGGAGGCAATGGATCGGACGGAGGCGCAGTTTCTTCCGGCTCGCCCGATCCGGGCATCGCAAAAACTGCCGTACGCTATGCGTTGCCTCCCATGGGCTGGAACTCGTGGAACACGTTCGCCTGCAACGTGAACGAAAACGTCATCAAGTCCGTGGCAGACACCATCGCCGCAAGCGGCATGGCCGCGGCAGGCTATCAATACGTGACGCAAGATGATTGCTGGGTCGGCGGACGAGACCCCGCCACCGGTCAGCTCTTTGCTAACCCGAGCACATTCCCGAGCGGCATCAAGGCACTTGCCGATTACGTCCATAGCAAGGGGTTGAAATTCGGGCTCTACACATCGGGCGGCACCAACACCTGCGCCGCGCTTGCGCACGGCACACGACCGCCGACCTATCCGAAAGGGGTGGGCGCCGGCAGCCTGGGCCACGAAAGCGTTGACGCAGCCACATTCGCAAGCTGGGGCGTCGACTACATCAAGCTCGACTATTGCGGCGGAAACCTCAGCGCATTCCCGGCCATGCGTGCGGGCATCGCGGCGACTGGCCGGCCCATGTACCTCAGTATCAACCCTTACAGCGCAAATCAAACCCTGCCGACAAACTTCGCCTCCGATGGCACGTTGTACGTGCCCGCCTACGCCGATACCTCGCGCATCTCGCAGGACATCACGAATACCTTTGCGTCGGTCACATCGATCATCGATATCAGCGCGCAAGATGCATCGTGGGCCATTCCCGGCTACTTCAACGACATGGACATGCTGGAAGTCGGCCGCGGCATGACGCCGGACCAGGACACCGCTCACTTCGCAATGTGGGCAATGATGTCGAGCCCGCTGAATGCCGGTAACGACGTTCGCAGCCAGAGCGCGAGCACACTTGCATTGCTGACCAACGCGGGAGCGATCTCGGTGAGTCAGGACGCGCTGGCGCTGCAAGCCGTGCCCGATGCCGCCGACAGTTCGGCCACCCTTCAAGTCTGGACCAAGCCGCTGCAGGCGAGCGGCACGCGCGCTGTCGCCATGCTCAATCGCGGATCGGCCGCCGCTACTGCTACCGTCAACTTCGCCAACCTAGCGCTGAGCGGACCTGTACAAGTGACAAATCTCGTGACTGGAGAGGTGTTGTCCCCGGCTTTATCGACGGGAAGTTTCAGTGCGAGCGTGCCGGCAACCGGCGTGGTGCTGCTGAAGCTCGCAGGTACCGATCCGCTCGCGTTCAAAGCCCCACTCGCGCTGCAGAACTGGATCTGGGCGAGCACGCAATCCGGTAAAATCGCCGCCAAGGTCTGGCCGAGCCAGGATGCATTGCCGGTCGGCGCGACGGCGGCGGCTTCGGTCATCGTCAATGGAACGTCGTATCGCGACGGGCTTGCCGTGAACGCGCCGGCGCAGATGGTTTATCGTCTAGGAGGTAACTGCAGCACGTTCCAGAGCGATATTGGCCTGGACGCTGCAGCTAAGGGCGTGGGAACCGTGGACTTCCAGGTTTGGGCCGACAACGTCATGCTCTACGATAGCGGCGTGATAACGGGATCATCGCCGACAAAAACGGTGCGTGTGAGCCTGAACGGTTACCAGACCCTTCGGCTCGTCGTGACCGGTGCGCAGGACGGCGTTGCCAACGACGTCGCCGATTGGGCGGACCCCACGCTCGTTTGCGGGTCGTGACGCGCGAGCGCACCGCCATGTGTCGATCGGAGAAGGTGGAAAGGGAGAACCCGTCATAGATAAATCCATGAGGCAATCCAGTATGGCGAAGCCGTCGACGTGTACCGCATGCTTGCGCTCATTGACAGCCATGCTCACGCTGGCTGCGATCATGCGTATGACTTTTCCTTTGCCGGCCTTCGCGCAAACTCAGGTTATTGATACCTCGCAATCGTCAATGGCACGCGTCTTTGCCCCGGGTGGCACCTTGCGTGTATCGATCAACCTTGGTAATCCGGTCCTCGCGAGCCTCGATGCCGGCGGAAAACCGCAAGGCGTTTCCGTCGATCTGGCTACCGCATTTGCAAAGCGACTCGGCGTGCCGCTGCAACTGGTCACGGTGACGTCGGCCGGCGCCTCGGTTGAAAACGTGAACCAGGAAAAGGCGGACATCGGCTTCTTTGCCGTCGATCCAAAACGCGGCCAGGAGATCAGTTTCACCAAGCCGTATGTACTGATCGAGGGCTTCTATCTCGTGCGCAACACCTCGGCCATCACCACCAACCAGCAGGTCGATCAACCCGGCGTGACGGTCGCGGTCGGCAAGGGCAGCGCTTACGATCTGTTCCTGACGCGAGAGCTGCACAACGCAACGATCGTGCGCATACCGACCTCGCCGGCGGTCGTGCAGGCATTTCTGGACCAACATCTGGACGTGGCCGCGGGCGTGCAGCAACAACTCGAAAAGGACGCAGCCAAAACAGGCGGACTGCGGGTGCTCAATCAACGCTTCATGGTGATCCGTCAGGCAATGGGCGTGCCGAAAGCAAAAGGTCCCGATGCAGCCGCGTACCTTGCGAAGTTCGTGGACGACATGAAGTCGTCCGGTTTCGTTGCCGCGGCCCTGGCGCGCCGTCAGATCGAGGGCGCAGCCGTTGCCGGTGACAACGACTAGTGCACTGAGTGAATGGATCGTTTAGATGATCGAAATCAATAGCTGCCTTTTCGTCTCGGACGAAAATCTTGTTACGGCAATCGATTCGAAGCCGCAACAAGAAACGGGCACATTTTGAACAAGATTAACAAGCATCTGCTACTCGCAATTCCGCTGGTCTTCACGATTCTTTTCGTCACCACGCTGTCCGCACAGGCAGACCAGGGCGATATCCTCGCGCGTGTCCGGGCGATCAGCATCCAGCCTGACGTATCGGCAGGCGGCACACTGGGCACGCTTGGCACAGGCGTCAAGAACGCAGTGGTTCCCGAGCTGGATTTCGTGTACATGGTGCGTCCGAACATTGGACTGGAACTCATTCTTGCGACCTCGCGCCACCAGGTGACATCGAATGCGGGCGCACTTGGCGGCGTGAACGTGCTTCCACCCACGCTGCTGCTGCAGTATTACTTCAATGCAGCGGGCAAGATTCGGCCTTATGTGGGCGCCGGCCTGAACTACACGCTGTTCTACAACAACGGACTGCATGCCGGCGATACGCCAGTATCGATCAAGAACTCGAGCTTCGGTCCGGCGATCCAGGCCGGCGTGGATGTGCAGGTGGCGCACAACCTGTTTGTGAACGCCGACATCAAGAAGATCTGGATGCGCACCGATGCTTACGCCGGCGGAGCGTCGCTTGGTTCGCTCAAGATCGACCCGCTGATTGTGGGTATCGGTGTGGGCATGCGGTTCTGACCGGCGGGCCTGCTCGCTGGAACTTCTGATGTATTTCACTGCCAACCGTAAGAAGGAACAACGCGCAGCAGTGCGTGCTGCGCTCCAGATTCAGGGGAACAGCGAGACGAACTTCTCGCTCATTTGACGTTGAAGGTCCCATATGTGTTACAGCGAACAGATATATAGCGAAGACTAAAGCATTAAGGAGTGGAGATCATTTTCTCGGACCAACGTGATGGACGAGATCCCCTGGAAAGAAGGATTCAGAGCCGGCCGTCTAGGGCTTTCTCTAGACGCTTGTCCTGATTATCCGGAAGCCGAATTCTGGAACTGGTACTGCGGGTATCTAAGCGGCCGGCGCAAACCTTTGCGCGTTGTCGGCGAGAAAAGCACTCCGTCGAATGTCACGATCTCATTGCCTCACACCAAAATCATTTAGCCGCTTCAAACACACGCCTGCGAGCATTGGTCACAAGAGATGAGTGCTCAGGCGTAAGTCGTGCCTGAGACGGAAGTCGTCCTGCGCCGGGTCAGCGGCGCGGACGTCCGCGTGACATCCGTCAAAGACGGCAGCCGATGGACGGACAACACGCGTCTTGACGATACCTACCGGCGCGGCCGCGTGCTGCTGGCCGGCGATGCCGCGCATGTCCATTCGCCGTTCGGCGGCCAGGGCATGAGTCTCGTTCCTTCAATGGAACGCGCCAGTCAATAAGAAGATGTTCCGCTCACCGCAGCGGCAACATGGTCACACCGACAATGATCAGTACAACGCCGCCGCAGCGTTTGATCAACAGCACGCGGTCGTTGGCGCAGATCCTCCGATGCAGCAAATGCGTTGCGACTGCATAACCCGACATGACCAGCACGACCACCGACGCATCGATTGCGAGAAGCGTGCCGAGTTGCGGCAGCAATGCAGCGCGCACATCGACGAGTTGCGGGATCACGGCGGCGAAGAATCCGAGCGTATTGGGATTCGCCGCCGACACCGCCGATGCTTCCAGGAACAACACCGAACGCCGCTTTCGCGGGCTTGCCACGGATTGCGGCAATGCACCCGGCTTGCGCCTCACGACAAACGCCTTGGCGCCGAGATAGATCAGATACGACGCGCCGGCAGCCCTGAGCACGATTAGCAATAGCGGTGATGTACTGAGCAGCGCGCTGAGCCCGAGCATGATGGCCGTCGCCATCGCAACGCGTGCGCTCAGGTTCCCGGAAAGCGTGAACGCCGCCGATGACAAGCCGTATCGCGATGTGTTTCGAACCATCAGCAACGCGTTCGGCCCGGGCGAGCCTGTGGCTGCGAGCGTCGCGGTGGCGAAGGCGATCCACGCTCCGGCCGGCACTTCAGTACTCACGCGAAATAAAGGGAGCCGGTGAGACTCTGGCAAAGCTGCATGACAAGCAGGATGACATCGCGGCTCCTCGTGACTGGATGCGGTGTGCGAGCCTCCACGAGTGACATCGATGGAATCGCCTGACCGTGAATTCATTGTTGTCGATTGCTTCGGACGGTCACAGTCTCATTGCGCGGCCCTCCGTTGGGAGGGACTGCGCCAACGGATCTGGCCTGCCCATAGTGAGGACTGTTCGGACTCTGGATTTATTCCCGCGCGAGGCCTCGCCGCGCTACCGGAGTAGGCGACAGGCTTGCGGTGCAAGTCGCGTGTGGGGCGTATGCGTTGGCAAGGGGAAGTGGTTGCCGATGCGGATCACGGCCACCTGCCCTGACTGATCTCGACATCGAGCCCTCTCGTTGCAGACTAAAGCGAGCGTTTGATTGGAATGACGGTGCTTGTGGATGACGTGGAAAGGGTGGACCGTTAGTTGCTTTTTTGTCCTACGTTCCTGTTCCGAACCTTTGCTCATCTGGCAACAGAAGCCCGATGAGATCAATCCAAAATACCGCCGCTCCGCCCTGCAATCTTCGAATGCCGCGTTATCGTGAGTTGCTTTACGCCCCATTGGACAAGCATTGCCACTACCGCCGCCTCGGCAAACGCAACGACCGGGCGCTGGTTGAGCAACGAATACGAAAGCAGCAAACAAAATGCGGCGAACGAAAACCTGCCAAGGACCATGCCCCGAAGCAGCGATATGACGAAGGCCGGCCCATGAGCACGGTGAGACGAAACCGACAGGACAATCCCGAGCAGCGGAAAGACCGCCAGCAACCCGCTCCAGGTAGCACCGACCCATCCAGACAACGACGTGACCAGGACCGTCAGCACCGCGCCGGCCGCCATTCTTCCTATGAGATCAGACCGGGAAAGCGGTGCGCCGGCCGCGACCGCTTCGCTGCGTGGCAAGAAGGACTGGCCGAAGCACACCGCAGCGAACGCAGCCGTAGCGGCCCACAAGGGTGAAGTTGGCAACATCGACAAGCCGTACGCCGATACGAACCACGCGATCAGTCCGGCAACCAGGGCGACTGGCCACGAGCGCGAGCGGCAGGTCCATGCGTAGGCAAAATTGAATGCTTCCGATGCGAGGATCGCAGACAGTGAAAGCGTCGCGGCATGCGCCCCGAACGCTGGGCCATGCTCGAGCACAAGAAGGTAGAGAATCGGGCCCGCTACTACAGGCAATCCGGCCAGCCAGCCGGCGATTGCCGGCCCCCACCATTTGCCTGACATCGAAACGACAAGCAGGAACAGCGGACAAGCGTCAGTTTGAGCGTAAGCATGCCAGGATCGAACGGACTTAAAGTGGGATCTTACCCTTGTCCAGAGATCGCCCATCCCGGTGTCTGGCTTCTTCGGTTCTTACCGGGTTCACATCGGAGAAAAAATGAGCAAGAGTGAAATCCCGTTTCTCAACGAATGAACGAGCGACGTTACGACAAAACCCCGGCGTCGCCGGGTTTGCTCGACCACGAACACAAAACCCAGCACGACACCGATTGGAAAGGTGGTAAGCACGTATTTCCAGTTGTAGTTATGCAATCCGGCAAACAAGGCCGCAGACAGCAAAACAGCCAGCCAAGGGCCGGCGCCCAACCGGTTTCGAAGCAGCGTAATGCAGCCCCACTGGTTAAACGCCGTTTCGATCAGCGGGGCGAACACGCAGACAAAAAAAATCAGATAAACAATGCCATGCGATTTCAGATCCGGCCCTCCCAACTCTTTTTGCGGATAGAACAGGTCGCCAAGATAGCCGATCGGCCAGGGCAAAACCTCCGTCGCCAGCAACGCGAGAGGAATCAATACCCAGGTTGGTGTGGAAAGACCAAATCGGAATAAGGTCCCGTTCAAAGGCCGCTGAGTCCCTAAGCCTCTCATTTTTTATTTTCTCTTTTGCCCACGGCTTTTATCTCAAGCGCTCGAACAGTTCCGGATAATCGATGACCAATCCGTCGCTGTCCACTTCCAGCTCTGCTGTAAATCCGCTGTCAGCGCTTTCATATCGGAATCGGCTGCCAGGCTCGATACATGTGTAGATCTGGTTTGCACGAACGACTTGCAAATCAGGTATGGAAACCCACGCAACGGCGATGCGCTGCTGCATGCCTTTATGCCACGTCAACCGGCGGATTGGCAGCGTATTCGTGAACGGCGTCGCAACGATATCGACATCGACACATCCCTCGATGTCCGGAATCTCGTCGAGTTGTTCGTCCGTCCAGTGGCCCTCCCCATCTCCGTGAATGACCAGCGTCGCTCCGCCGATGACTTGAATCGACAGGAACCGTGTGCACCAGCTTTTGTCACATCGGAGGGAGTACTGGATTGCATAGGGACGATCGCTGTTTTCCCCGGTAAGCACGCTCTCCACCGAATAACCGTCCGGCTGGCTTTGAAGCACGAGATGCTCGATACCCGATCCGGACTGCATCTTCCATCGTACTTGAGGCATGGGTGTCTCCATGGATTTACGGCGTAACCATAACCCGCCGCCGTCACCTGGAACGGCAATATTTTTCATATTCCGCGGTCGCGCGTGGCCGATGCCCCCGCGTCTCAATCCGCCCGTCACACAGCAAGCATCCCGCTGCAGGCGTAGGCTGTTGGACAAAACAAGGCAAAGCCATTGCTGATTCCCGCACGACGTACTTCCAACCGGAGCTTAAAATAATGCCGACCTACATTGTGTCAACCGCGGCCGATCGGTTCAACGACGAACTCAAGCACCGAATCGCCGATGGCATCACCAAAGCGCATAGCCGCGCCACTGGCGCGCAAGGTTTCTTTGCGCAAGTGATCTTCAACGAAATCCCGGCGGGCAACCACTTCATTGGAGGAAGCCCTTTGAAGGCGGAACAGGCCTTTGTCCATGGTCATATTCGTGCGGGACGAACGCCCGAGCAGAAGCGGCAACTGCTTGAATCGATTGTCGAGGTGATCATCAGCGCCACCGCGCTGGAACGCAGGTACGTGTGGGCTTATATCTCGGAACTGCCTCCTTCGCAGATGGTTGAATACGGGCGCGTGTTGCCCGAACCCGGCGCGGAGGAAGACTGGCTCAAGTCGATGGATGAAGCCGATCGCGATTACCTGCTCGGAATGGGCGCCGGCTCGTAACAGCCCCAGAATTTGAACGGCAAGCGCCCAGTGAATACGAGCGCGGTTGCCGATGTCGACGCGCGGGGCGCACGCGAATAACCGCGCTCAAAGCTTGACCGATACTTCCAAGTCTTCGTGCAAGGCTTGCGAGACGTATCGGCCGCCGGATCGCACGATCTCGAGGTACTCGGGACTCCAGTCGGCGTTATCGGCTACGAGCACCGAGCCCGCGTGCAATCGTGGTTCAAGCAACGCAAGAACTCCCGGGTATAACGCCTTGGCGCCATCGAGCAGAACCAGATCGATACTCTCCGGCAATCCATCCGCAAGCGTCTCCAGCGCGTCGCCTTCGCGTACCTCAACGAGATCGCTGAGACCGGCCGACTCGATATTCCTGCGCGCCGCCGCAACCTTCGACGGCTCGAACTCGGCGCTGATCAGCGCGCCGCCGCCGTTGTCCCTCAGCGCCGCCGCGAGATGCAAAGTCGATACCCCAAATGACGTGCCGAACTCGACAACGGAACGCGCCTTCGTCATGCGTGCATACATGTAAAGCAAAGCTCCGGTCTTGCGCGAGACCGCGAGATGAAACTCCTTCGCCCGCGTATAAAACGCCCGGTAATCGGTGGATCGTGCGCTTGCCATCAACGTCGCGCGGTCCTCCGGTGACAGTCCTGCCATCTGCTGCATGAGATGGGCCTGTGATGCGTCGGCATCGGCGAATAGTTGTTCCAGCACGGTCGAGACCGGCGCCTGAATCAGTGTGTTCATGAATGAGCCTCTTAATGAAAATTGACGATGCTGCGCACACGTCTAGAATACGAACAATTCGTCGCATTTACTAATCGCGTTTCGAAAGGCACATCCATGAAGAGCCGGCAAAGCCCCGTCGTATCTGCCCGCAAGCGTCCGCAGCAGGAACGTTCGACACGGCTCGTTGCGGACATTCTCGAGGCTGCAGTTCGCGTTTTGGTGCGTGAAGGCGCGCCGCGTTTCACAGCGGCTCGGGTGGCGGAAGCGGCCGGCGTCAGCGTCGGTTCGCTCTATCAATACTTCCCGAACAAGGAAGCGATGCTGTTTCGATTGCAGACTGAAGAGTGGGCCAGGACCCGGGCACTCGTCGGAGGCATCCTCAACGATAAAACCCACCCGGCTCCCGATCGCCTGCGCGCCACAGTACGCACATTCTTCGATACCGAATACGAGGAGGCCGCGTTTCGCACGGCGCTGGAAGATGCGGCGCCGCTTTATCGCGACTCACCCGAGGCGCAGGCGCAAAAAGACGCGGCGATGAATATCGCGATCGCGTTCATGGACGAGGCGCTTCCCGATCTGGGACCAGACCGCCGCTCGCTGGCCGCCGAGGTCTTGATTACGACCATGTCGAAAGTTGGGGAAGCGGTCTCCATCAAAGCGCAATCACAAGCCGAGGTGAACCGGTGGTCAGCCGAGATAGCCGACATGCTGTGTGCGTACATCGGACAACTGGCTTTGCAACCGTCGCGTTGAAGACGCGCTCCGGGAGCCGGGTAAAATCCTTTCGCACCTACGGGTCTCCCCTGATCTGAATGTATGTCGAAACTCGCGTCGCCGGATCGTCGTAGGGGTATGTCCAACTCCCAATGAAAGGCGATTACTTCATGACAACCGGAACCGTCAACCTGCATCGCGTCTTGCGCGCAACACCCGAACGTGTGTACAGAGCGTTCCTCGAAGCCGATGCGCTCGCGAAATGGCTGCCTCCCTACGGCTTCACATGTCAGGTTCACCACATGGACGCTCGCGTAGGCGGCACGTTCAAGATGTCCTTCCGCAACTTCGGCTCCGGCACCAGCCATTCGTTCGGCGGCGAGTACGTCGAACTCGTGCCGTTCGAGAAGATCCGCTATTGGGACAAATTCGATGACTCGTACCTGCCCGGCCGGATGGACATCACTATTTCGTTGCGGCAGGTGTCGTGCGGAACGGAAATCACTGTTGTGCAGGCAGGC
Coding sequences within it:
- a CDS encoding TetR family transcriptional regulator; amino-acid sequence: MKSRQSPVVSARKRPQQERSTRLVADILEAAVRVLVREGAPRFTAARVAEAAGVSVGSLYQYFPNKEAMLFRLQTEEWARTRALVGGILNDKTHPAPDRLRATVRTFFDTEYEEAAFRTALEDAAPLYRDSPEAQAQKDAAMNIAIAFMDEALPDLGPDRRSLAAEVLITTMSKVGEAVSIKAQSQAEVNRWSAEIADMLCAYIGQLALQPSR
- a CDS encoding OmpW/AlkL family protein, which codes for MPLVFTILFVTTLSAQADQGDILARVRAISIQPDVSAGGTLGTLGTGVKNAVVPELDFVYMVRPNIGLELILATSRHQVTSNAGALGGVNVLPPTLLLQYYFNAAGKIRPYVGAGLNYTLFYNNGLHAGDTPVSIKNSSFGPAIQAGVDVQVAHNLFVNADIKKIWMRTDAYAGGASLGSLKIDPLIVGIGVGMRF
- a CDS encoding FAD-dependent monooxygenase → MPETEVVLRRVSGADVRVTSVKDGSRWTDNTRLDDTYRRGRVLLAGDAAHVHSPFGGQGMSLVPSMERASQ
- a CDS encoding SRPBCC family protein, with translation MTTGTVNLHRVLRATPERVYRAFLEADALAKWLPPYGFTCQVHHMDARVGGTFKMSFRNFGSGTSHSFGGEYVELVPFEKIRYWDKFDDSYLPGRMDITISLRQVSCGTEITVVQAGIPEMIPVEMCYLGWQESLLQLAKLAEPEIPG
- a CDS encoding O-methyltransferase; protein product: MNTLIQAPVSTVLEQLFADADASQAHLMQQMAGLSPEDRATLMASARSTDYRAFYTRAKEFHLAVSRKTGALLYMYARMTKARSVVEFGTSFGVSTLHLAAALRDNGGGALISAEFEPSKVAAARRNIESAGLSDLVEVREGDALETLADGLPESIDLVLLDGAKALYPGVLALLEPRLHAGSVLVADNADWSPEYLEIVRSGGRYVSQALHEDLEVSVKL
- a CDS encoding ABC transporter substrate-binding protein translates to MARVFAPGGTLRVSINLGNPVLASLDAGGKPQGVSVDLATAFAKRLGVPLQLVTVTSAGASVENVNQEKADIGFFAVDPKRGQEISFTKPYVLIEGFYLVRNTSAITTNQQVDQPGVTVAVGKGSAYDLFLTRELHNATIVRIPTSPAVVQAFLDQHLDVAAGVQQQLEKDAAKTGGLRVLNQRFMVIRQAMGVPKAKGPDAAAYLAKFVDDMKSSGFVAAALARRQIEGAAVAGDND
- a CDS encoding tautomerase family protein, whose product is MPTYIVSTAADRFNDELKHRIADGITKAHSRATGAQGFFAQVIFNEIPAGNHFIGGSPLKAEQAFVHGHIRAGRTPEQKRQLLESIVEVIISATALERRYVWAYISELPPSQMVEYGRVLPEPGAEEDWLKSMDEADRDYLLGMGAGS
- a CDS encoding NPCBM/NEW2 domain-containing protein, producing MTSRVFGLIRVVLVLGLLASCGGNGSDGGAVSSGSPDPGIAKTAVRYALPPMGWNSWNTFACNVNENVIKSVADTIAASGMAAAGYQYVTQDDCWVGGRDPATGQLFANPSTFPSGIKALADYVHSKGLKFGLYTSGGTNTCAALAHGTRPPTYPKGVGAGSLGHESVDAATFASWGVDYIKLDYCGGNLSAFPAMRAGIAATGRPMYLSINPYSANQTLPTNFASDGTLYVPAYADTSRISQDITNTFASVTSIIDISAQDASWAIPGYFNDMDMLEVGRGMTPDQDTAHFAMWAMMSSPLNAGNDVRSQSASTLALLTNAGAISVSQDALALQAVPDAADSSATLQVWTKPLQASGTRAVAMLNRGSAAATATVNFANLALSGPVQVTNLVTGEVLSPALSTGSFSASVPATGVVLLKLAGTDPLAFKAPLALQNWIWASTQSGKIAAKVWPSQDALPVGATAAASVIVNGTSYRDGLAVNAPAQMVYRLGGNCSTFQSDIGLDAAAKGVGTVDFQVWADNVMLYDSGVITGSSPTKTVRVSLNGYQTLRLVVTGAQDGVANDVADWADPTLVCGS
- a CDS encoding CPBP family glutamic-type intramembrane protease; translation: MPWPIGYLGDLFYPQKELGGPDLKSHGIVYLIFFVCVFAPLIETAFNQWGCITLLRNRLGAGPWLAVLLSAALFAGLHNYNWKYVLTTFPIGVVLGFVFVVEQTRRRRGFVVTSLVHSLRNGISLLLIFSPM
- a CDS encoding LysE family translocator, with the translated sequence MSTEVPAGAWIAFATATLAATGSPGPNALLMVRNTSRYGLSSAAFTLSGNLSARVAMATAIMLGLSALLSTSPLLLIVLRAAGASYLIYLGAKAFVVRRKPGALPQSVASPRKRRSVLFLEASAVSAANPNTLGFFAAVIPQLVDVRAALLPQLGTLLAIDASVVVLVMSGYAVATHLLHRRICANDRVLLIKRCGGVVLIIVGVTMLPLR
- a CDS encoding sulfonate ABC transporter substrate-binding protein, translating into MNVSRKNGRRTFIAALGATMAGIALPSWAKYQPDQFRIGYQKAASTLVLLKAHGALEKRLAPLGIKVSWNEFPAGPQLLEGLNVGAIDFGYVGEAPPVFAQAAGADFVYTAYELPTPHAEGVVVAQDSPIKTVADLKGKKVAFNKGSDVHWFIVALLRKHGLDFADIQPVYLAPADARAALEQHAVDAWAIWDPFLAAVQGQSQARLIADAQGVASHHQFFLSQREFAEKRKDVIAIALEEAGKEGQWVKGNVSAAAAQLAPIQGLEAGIIEAGLRHYAHVYKPIDDTVLAEQQKIADTFFELKLIPRKIVTKQAVLS
- a CDS encoding putative glycolipid-binding domain-containing protein, which codes for MPQVRWKMQSGSGIEHLVLQSQPDGYSVESVLTGENSDRPYAIQYSLRCDKSWCTRFLSIQVIGGATLVIHGDGEGHWTDEQLDEIPDIEGCVDVDIVATPFTNTLPIRRLTWHKGMQQRIAVAWVSIPDLQVVRANQIYTCIEPGSRFRYESADSGFTAELEVDSDGLVIDYPELFERLR